Proteins from a single region of Fibrobacter sp.:
- a CDS encoding biopolymer transporter ExbD: MARKSRKYGEDVPFSITSMMDMMTIILVFMIKNMDAEGQLLTQAENLILPVSTSRVQPKEVSLVVVVDNGYVVVDNAKIVPTEDVLKQEDLLVAKVDSVLKERRAVEQEHALKAGLPADEAGHIVVQIDKNIPYDAMYKVMATCGFAGYTNIAFAVMEKNGGED, from the coding sequence ATGGCTAGAAAAAGTCGTAAATACGGTGAAGACGTCCCGTTCTCGATTACGTCCATGATGGACATGATGACCATTATTCTGGTGTTCATGATTAAGAACATGGACGCAGAAGGTCAGCTTTTGACTCAGGCTGAAAACTTGATCCTGCCGGTGTCCACTTCTCGTGTACAGCCGAAGGAAGTTTCCCTGGTCGTGGTCGTTGATAATGGTTACGTCGTGGTTGACAACGCTAAGATCGTTCCGACTGAAGATGTTTTGAAGCAGGAAGACCTCCTTGTTGCTAAGGTTGACTCTGTGCTGAAGGAACGTCGCGCTGTTGAACAGGAACACGCCCTCAAGGCTGGTCTTCCTGCCGACGAAGCCGGTCATATCGTTGTCCAAATCGACAAAAACATCCCTTACGATGCAATGTATAAGGTAATGGCTACTTGTGGCTTTGCCGGTTACACCAATATTGCATTCGCCGTAATGGAAAAGAACGGCGGGGAGGACTAA
- a CDS encoding TonB family protein: protein MAKTKKQAPAIDPLVASLMPESDKKMGAIAGISLVVALAICLWASMYEQVVDEVVFDDSAAADLTTSMSIEEKKEEKKEEKKKEEPKKPRKKAGGGGKPRGKGQPNAPQTRGVLKLLTAQTKNASAGAYDLMKNQKFSKDIDKVLKDVAGLQTTGKTVLGGRRGKADGGFNEGYAEGGSGGIGDGLAGLLGGGGGGIATKAKGSIKTPSERDIDMGAGGGSRSAADIMKVVRQRTPGLRHIYNKFLKKKPGFQGKVTLKFTIAPGGEVISISIASSTTGYGEFDGEVKTAVSRWKFSKVKSGNTTVTIPFTFSE, encoded by the coding sequence ATGGCAAAGACTAAAAAGCAAGCTCCTGCTATTGATCCGTTAGTAGCGTCCCTTATGCCGGAATCCGACAAGAAGATGGGTGCTATTGCCGGTATCTCTCTTGTGGTTGCTTTGGCAATCTGCCTTTGGGCTTCCATGTACGAACAGGTTGTGGATGAAGTCGTGTTCGATGACTCCGCAGCTGCTGATCTGACTACTTCTATGTCCATCGAAGAAAAGAAGGAAGAGAAGAAGGAAGAAAAGAAGAAGGAAGAACCCAAGAAGCCTCGTAAGAAGGCTGGTGGCGGTGGTAAGCCCCGTGGTAAGGGTCAGCCCAACGCTCCCCAGACTCGCGGTGTGCTTAAGCTCTTGACCGCTCAGACCAAGAACGCCAGTGCCGGTGCATATGACCTTATGAAGAACCAGAAGTTCTCTAAGGACATCGACAAGGTGCTGAAGGACGTGGCTGGCCTCCAGACTACAGGTAAGACTGTTCTCGGTGGTCGTCGCGGTAAGGCTGACGGTGGCTTTAACGAAGGTTACGCAGAAGGCGGTTCCGGTGGTATCGGTGACGGTCTGGCTGGCCTCCTTGGCGGTGGTGGCGGTGGTATCGCTACTAAGGCTAAGGGTTCCATCAAGACTCCGTCTGAACGCGATATCGACATGGGTGCAGGTGGCGGCTCTCGTTCCGCTGCAGACATCATGAAGGTTGTGCGTCAGCGTACTCCGGGTCTGCGTCACATCTATAACAAGTTCCTGAAGAAGAAACCGGGATTCCAGGGTAAGGTTACCTTGAAGTTCACGATCGCTCCGGGTGGCGAAGTTATCAGCATTAGCATTGCTTCCTCTACCACTGGTTACGGCGAATTTGACGGTGAAGTCAAGACCGCTGTTAGCCGCTGGAAGTTCAGCAAGGTTAAGTCCGGTAACACTACTGTGACCATTCCGTTCACCTTCTCTGAATAA
- a CDS encoding rod shape-determining protein encodes MFGLFSCDIGIDLGTANTLVHVAGQGIVINEPTVIAVDSKNNRVSAIGFEAKKMLGRTPGESRAVRPMRDGVIADFELVENLLQTFIKRVQKYPLWMVKPRVVVGVPSGITEVEKRAVIDAAKQAGAKEVHLVHEPMAAAVGMGIPVEDPVGNMIVDIGGGTSDIAVIALNGTVCNASVRVGGDEMDEAIVRYLRTMYNLCVGESTAEQIKMQIGSASPLEEELTMEVKGHDFIAGMPRTMTINSAEIREALNEPVTAIVEAVKQALSITPPELSADIYDKGIIMTGGGSQLRGFDERIRQETGLSVNVIDEALICVCKGAARILEDLDKYRPVLIASSN; translated from the coding sequence TTGTTTGGTCTTTTTTCTTGCGATATTGGTATTGATCTGGGCACGGCTAATACTTTGGTCCATGTCGCTGGTCAGGGCATTGTAATTAACGAACCGACTGTGATTGCTGTCGATAGCAAGAACAATCGCGTTTCTGCAATCGGTTTCGAAGCTAAGAAGATGCTTGGTAGAACTCCTGGCGAAAGCCGTGCAGTTCGCCCCATGCGTGACGGTGTGATTGCCGATTTTGAACTGGTTGAAAATCTCCTCCAGACCTTTATTAAGCGTGTTCAGAAGTATCCTCTTTGGATGGTTAAGCCCCGCGTTGTCGTGGGTGTTCCTTCTGGAATTACTGAAGTGGAAAAGCGCGCTGTGATTGACGCTGCTAAGCAGGCTGGTGCAAAGGAAGTCCATCTGGTCCATGAACCTATGGCTGCCGCCGTGGGTATGGGTATCCCTGTTGAAGATCCTGTAGGTAACATGATCGTGGATATCGGTGGTGGTACTTCTGATATTGCCGTAATTGCCTTGAATGGTACCGTATGTAACGCCTCTGTACGTGTGGGCGGCGACGAAATGGACGAAGCCATTGTTCGCTACCTCCGCACCATGTACAACCTCTGCGTTGGTGAAAGCACTGCAGAACAGATTAAGATGCAGATTGGTTCCGCTAGCCCCCTGGAAGAAGAACTGACCATGGAAGTGAAGGGTCACGACTTTATCGCAGGCATGCCTCGCACCATGACCATCAATAGCGCTGAAATTCGCGAAGCTTTGAATGAACCTGTGACAGCAATCGTAGAAGCTGTAAAGCAGGCTTTGAGCATTACTCCGCCGGAACTTTCCGCAGATATCTATGACAAGGGCATCATCATGACTGGTGGTGGTTCTCAGCTCCGTGGGTTTGACGAACGTATCCGCCAGGAAACCGGTCTTTCCGTGAACGTGATTGACGAAGCTCTTATTTGCGTATGTAAGGGCGCTGCACGTATCCTGGAAGACTTGGACAAGTATCGTCCTGTGTTGATCGCATCTTCTAACTAA
- the mreC gene encoding rod shape-determining protein MreC produces MRQAPNTVRESVVSSALGTVFYPVQLIVSSVNAYRAVADENEQLKEENARLRQETYHAREGLQELARLHTLVRFDDKWDFPIVTSRVVGHNPGRFLTTLVVNRGTHHGVKEDMPVFSMNGLVGKISKATLSHSRVQLLVDPNLKLSVMERRTRVVGFLESMDGRTLSAMVPTHAGVRVGDTLVTSGLGGIFPKGIPVGTVKDVRKADLDVMRLMDVEPFQDFAMLEEVFVMEKEPDWIVKELLNE; encoded by the coding sequence ATGCGACAAGCTCCGAACACCGTTCGCGAGAGTGTTGTTTCTTCTGCTCTTGGTACTGTGTTCTATCCTGTGCAATTGATTGTCTCCTCAGTGAATGCGTACCGGGCTGTTGCTGATGAAAATGAACAGCTGAAGGAAGAAAACGCAAGACTGCGTCAGGAAACGTATCATGCCAGGGAAGGATTACAGGAACTGGCCCGACTTCACACCTTGGTTCGGTTTGATGACAAGTGGGATTTCCCTATTGTCACATCTCGAGTCGTAGGACATAATCCTGGACGATTCCTTACAACGTTGGTTGTCAATCGCGGTACCCATCACGGAGTCAAGGAAGACATGCCTGTATTTTCCATGAATGGGCTTGTTGGAAAGATTTCGAAGGCAACGCTTTCGCATTCCAGAGTTCAGCTTTTGGTGGATCCTAACCTTAAGTTGTCTGTAATGGAACGCCGTACTCGTGTGGTTGGGTTCCTGGAATCCATGGACGGCAGAACTTTGTCGGCAATGGTGCCGACGCATGCTGGCGTTCGTGTGGGAGACACTCTTGTGACTTCCGGCCTTGGGGGCATTTTCCCGAAGGGCATTCCTGTTGGAACCGTTAAGGATGTGCGAAAGGCCGACCTAGATGTAATGCGTTTGATGGACGTGGAACCCTTCCAGGATTTCGCCATGTTGGAGGAAGTCTTTGTGATGGAGAAGGAGCCGGACTGGATTGTAAAGGAGTTGCTGAATGAATAA
- the mreD gene encoding rod shape-determining protein MreD, whose protein sequence is MNNFGWLKVLILFVISFALQVTVADWLQIFGIGPDIVVIFIVAVAIKYGPAAGCLWGFVAGFSQDVYAPVEWLGANTIAMTVLGFAVGQLEERFLTLNMPAKVGVLGLGFFVCDMVYFGVTGLSKEIVTNLFLTKSVPECIYTMFIGAIVFYLDSGSVKKKKHV, encoded by the coding sequence ATGAATAATTTTGGTTGGCTCAAGGTTTTGATCCTTTTTGTGATTTCCTTTGCCTTGCAGGTGACTGTGGCTGACTGGTTGCAGATCTTTGGTATTGGTCCTGACATTGTCGTTATTTTTATTGTAGCCGTAGCAATTAAGTACGGTCCTGCAGCAGGTTGCCTTTGGGGCTTTGTTGCTGGATTCTCCCAGGATGTGTACGCTCCTGTAGAGTGGCTTGGCGCAAATACCATTGCCATGACGGTACTTGGCTTTGCTGTTGGACAACTTGAAGAAAGATTCCTTACCTTGAATATGCCTGCAAAGGTTGGGGTGCTGGGGCTTGGCTTCTTTGTCTGCGATATGGTTTATTTTGGCGTTACAGGACTTTCCAAGGAAATTGTCACGAATCTGTTCCTGACCAAGAGTGTTCCCGAATGCATTTACACCATGTTTATTGGTGCCATCGTTTTTTATCTGGACTCGGGATCCGTAAAAAAGAAGAAGCATGTCTAA